The genomic segment GAAGCTCAGGAAACAGTATTGTTCGTGCCTATGCAAAGGTCTTCGGCTCTTCTTTGTAAATAATTAGCTTTTTGTTGCTGAGCTGCTAATTATCAGTTTTTTAACTTATTCAAGTTCTGACATCCAGGATCACTATTTTGACGTGGTGACAAATGTGGTAGGATTAGTTGCAGCTGTTCTTGGGGATAAATATTACTGGTGGATTGACCCTACTGGTGCTATTCTTCTTGCACTATACACAATTACAAATTGGTCTGGGACTGTTATTGAAAATGCAGGTACAACTTTTCATTCCTAGTTGTTTTGGAAGGAAGCAGATAAAGTGATACACAGATGAGTTATTCCTGTTAGAAATATCTGCCAGCATTTTAAGATGGACTTCTTGTTGCAGTTTCTCTTGTTGGGCAAACAGCATCTCCCGAAGTCTTGCAGAAATTGACGTATCTTGTCACAAGGCACCCTCAGGTCAAGCGTGTAGACACAGTCCGTGCTTATACATTTGGTGCTCTTTATTTTGTAGAGGTAAGCATGACATGCATAGTTGTAATTATCGCTTGATGAGTGAAATTATCTTGCAATAAGGATCATCCACTCTTCTGATTTGAACACTGAAATTTTTTTGGCTTGTTATGTCTCAATCTTCCTTGTCCAGATGTTGTGATGTCTGCGGTATGACATAAGTTTTGCTTTCGAATTAGCCTTGGTCATCAAATTGGCAAACCCTTGAACTGTCTTCTATCTATCTTTGTACAGTCAAACGGTTTTAACTATTAGTGGGAAATGTTTTAAGTCTATATTATATGTATGACTTAACATCTCTACTTCTGTTGTTTAAGAATGAGCCAATAAAAATTTGTCATTATATTTTACGTCTTGAAACAGGTTGACATTGAACTTCCAGAAGAGCTGCCTCTAAAGGAAGCGCACACCATTGGAGAGACATTGCAGAACAAGATTGAGAAACTCCCAGAAGTTGAGCGGGCATTCGTTCATCTTGATTTTGAATGTGAACACAAACCAGAGCACTCTGTTCTCAGCAGGTTACCCAACAGTTAGCATTGGtctatatatagatagataacATCATGTGCAAATGCGCAGTCAGAGTTGCCGTTGGTTGCATTTGTTTCGTGAAAGGTTACAAACttggtttcatttttttccctgtcATGGTGAATCAGTTTATCCAGTTAAGGAATTGAACGAAGTCTATACAACAAGGGAACCCTACTTTTGTATAATGAGGAACTTGTAGCGTTTTAAACAGGGCAGACAGCTAGTTTGATCCACAAAAGTTAAGTTGTTGTTATACATGTTTGGTTGACATGCTTTGGCTGATGGTTCTTCTAGCACTTTCACTCTGCCATTTTATGCGTTCTTCCTGTTACTTTCCTCAAACAATTAACGATACTCTAAAAATCACGAGGAAGTACTGTAGCTTTctctacatattttttttctttttttttttcaaaattgaacTAATCTTTACCAAGTACTTGAGACCAGATCAAGAAAACAACACCTTTTTATCCAAGCACAACCCAAGACGAGAAATTCAAGCTCAAACACAAAACAgcatctttgatttttattaaaattatctttgttaattatttattttaatattaaactggttaaaaatttaattttaatttttttttatgaattactataatgttttttttatatagtttttttttatgaatttttttattttttttttcaatatgttatttgttaattttgtttcatagtttttttaaaaaaaaaaaactgtgaatTGTTACAATGTGTCCCcgcatggtttttgttttgctacagtgcttccctatatgtttttttttaattatttttttttaatattgagatggttgAGAATTCAGCTTTAACTtttcccacatgtttttttttattttttttcattttttttgctttttttttcaaaattgtcttcttctttcttttcatttttttgtgttttttttcaaatttatttttattgattttattttttttaatatggaactgattgagaatttagttttgtaatttttcttctttcaaatattgtggattgctacagtgtttctccacataatttttttctgttttttatgatttttttcagaattatctttgttaattttatttttttaatattaagctagttgagaatttagcttcgtagtttttttcttttaaaacattgtggattgctacagtatttccccacatgaattttttttgttataattttttaaaaaattatttttatcaattttattatttttaatattaagctggttaagaattataactatagattttctcatgaaatagattgctacagtgtttcttacatggttgtttttccttttgttttttttttgttatgatttttttaaaattttctttgttaattttatttttttaatattaaactggttaataatttagctttatagttttttcttaaaaacattgtgaattgcaacaatttttatccatataattttttaaaaaaaaaattcacaaaccCACGACAACGCACAAACATGCCACAAGCCTTACAGTATCgggtattttttcttcttttttttttcaaaatgatctttgtcgattttattttttttcatattgagttggttgagaattttgctttatagttttttcttttaaacactgtggattgttacaatattaagttttttttttactacagtgtttccccacatgtttttttttaaattatctttgtcgatttttttttaatattaagctgcttgagaatttagctttaactttccccacatgttttttttctctttttttaatttgtttttgcttttttttttcaaaattgtcttttttttattattttttttgtgttttttttcaaaattgtttttgttgattttatttttttaatatgaagctGAATGAGAATTTATcttcgtagttttttttttaaaacgctgtggattgctatagtgtttccccacatagtttttattttattttttatgatttttttgtttttttttccagaattgtctttgtcgattttatttttttcatattgagctggttgagaatttagttttgtaattttttttaaaacactgtggattgctacagtattctcccacatgatttttttcaaaattatctttattgattttattatttttaatattgagctgattgagaattacaactgtatatttcctcatgaaacactatagattgctacaggATTTccctgcatggtttttttttcttttgttttttttttgttatgattttttctaaaattttctttgttggttttatttttttaatattaagctggttaaaaatttaactttatagttttttttttgaaaacataatgaattataatattttttctcaatataattttttttctataaacccACAATAATATACAAGTATACTACAAGCCCGCAATATCATGCGGGCATGACATCTAGTACAAGTACAATATTTGTAGCGGAACTTGAAAGCCTATTTTCTTAtagctactttttttttttttttacgtggggtgtccgggccagcttacgcgcaccacgactattccccacggcccgctggacatcctgcaagcccaggagcatgtaaggcatcgcgggggtgacaggcgtacacatagaagatcgaacccgggacgggggcggaacaagtcacacgaattgaccacagcagctaaacCCTCAAGTGCGGGTACACACGAGTACTCGAACCCAGGACGCACAGGCAGGGCAAAGCCTGCCAAGGCCACTGAGCTGCAAGCCTCGTGTGTTCTTATAGCTacttttgtttggttttgtcATTAATATTCTTTACCAAAATTTCTCCTGGGCCAAATATTTTAGCTAGTCTTTGATGAGAACTAatttggtttaaatttttttgcatCAAAGCAATGGAAATTATtaggtttagatttttttgcatCAAAGCAATggatttgtttgagatttttccTTGGTATAAATTTTGATCTAGTCTTTACAACGGGTTAAAATTTTGCTAAAAGTttctagagatttttttttggttaaaattttataataaacaaaGATCAAAGAGACTTCAAAATAATACCTAGAAGTTACTGTATcgaatttgttatttttctctagttaatttaatattatttttttctattcagtttacaattttttgttttgttttttcagttttgtataggattttttaataatatataagtaGTATAGAAGAATTGTAATAAAGAGTTTATTATGTGATGAAATATTCATGataaaattttgaatcaaaGTTTGTGGTGATAAATTAGATAGAATTTTATGTTGCgcgttgttttatttttctgtctTTAAATCACATGGGCAGGGaccgatattaaattaatattctatatttttttaatgtaaaacttGATGTTGGACTTTAAAGGGTAAATATGGAAATAAAAATGAACCGTTTTCGGGGTCCATGACTTCTTATCAGGAAAAAGAGCGAAAAAATCTTGCACAAGTAATTTACATTCTGGGTATGTTCCTAAAGTAGTCTGCAATAGTCAAAAACTTGCGAAGGCATATGCCGCTAAAAAAGTCAACAGCTACAATGGCATCATATGATAGTTTTTAAGCAACAAGGCGAGCATCTTCATGCCGCCTCTGAGTACAAAAATATCAGCAAAAGATATACCTATATTTATAGATATTTCAGCTGGAATTGTAATCAATTGTTTGGAACCAGATGGAGGGGAATTCAGGTTCTGgcccaaaaacatcattgttgATGGgtgaaggaagaagaagcaggAGACTGAGTAGAAGGAATTCAGTGAACTCGCTGAGGTCTAATTTTGTGGCAAAATTGCCTGATAAGGTAAGATCTGGCCTGGATACTGAGTCCCCTTATCAGATCAATTTATCCAAAACAACAGGCTTAACAGAAGGTAATCGGTCCTTGGTATGTGATAATTATTCAGGGTTGCATACTCACTAGTTCTTCAATCCAAGAACAGAACTTGTTGACTCTTTGCACAagtttttgaatgttttgttgtttcaatctttttacaggggaaaagaaatattataaaaagcaaatggaTGCGCTGAAATCCTTTGAGGATGTTGATATTCTAATGGGAAATGACAACGACAATGAGGACGACGATGAAGAGCAAGCTCAACATGAAAAGGCTATGAAGATATCTAACTATGCAAACATAGTATTGCTAGCATTTAAGGTGTAGTTTTATCACCATTTGGTTCTCCAAGGTCAATCAAACTCCAAAAAGTTTTAGTTTCTTCATTTTCTGcactttattttgttaaaaacttGGTTTAGGCCTGTGTGATCAATCTCTTATTCCAATTGTTAAAGATGGAGATATGCATAGCGTGCAGATATATGCTACTATAAAGACTGGATCTTTGGCCATAGCAGCGTCGACGCTGGATTCTCTGCTTGATCTTATGGCTGGTGGCATTCTTTGGTTCACTCACttgtcaatgaaaaaaataaatatctacaAGTATCCTATTGGAAAATTGAGGGTGCAGCCAGTGGGGATTGTTGTCTTTGCTGCTATCATGGCTACACTTGGTATGTTAACCAGCTGCAACTagcaaatttttctttttttattccttttgcGTATCAAATCTATATATCCTTTTAGTTTCTTTCGATACAACTTTGTTTGTAACGTGAAAATTCTGCATCTTGACATGTTTGATTTCATAGTGAGTGATAACTTGGCAAAACAAGGAGCTAGAACTAGGAACAGAAAAACTAACTAATGTGAATGGCAAATTGATTTCTTCATAGAACAGGGTTCGTCATTCTGATTCATTTCCTTACAGGGTTTCAGATTTTGACACAGGCCCTCGAACAACTAATTCAACACAAAACTACTGAGAAAATGTCTTCTAATCAGTTATTGTGGTTATATGCAATAATGCTAAGTGCAACGGCAGTAAAGCTTGCCCTTTGGTTATACTGCAGAAGTTCAAGAAATGAGATTGTCCGTGCCTATGCAAAGGTTTTGTTCCTGACCTTGTCACTGAAAAATTTCTGTGTCTTTTAGTTCTGGACTTGTTGTCACCAGTTCTAACTAAATCAAATGCCAATGTTCAGGATCACTATTTCGATGTAGTAACGAATATAGTAGGATTGATTGCAGCTGTTCTTGGCAATAAGTTCTACTGGTGGATGGACCCTACAGGTGCCATCCTCCTTGCAGTTTACACAATTATAAATTGGTCTGGAACTGTTGTGGAAAACGCAGGTACCTTCTTCACCAATATAGTCCTCCTTGAATACACCAAGTTTTCTAACCATGCATGCACCTCTTTATGCAGTTTCACTTGTTGGACAATCTGCACCTCCTGAATTCCTGCAGAAGTTGACATATCTTGTCATCAGGCATCCTCTAGTCCAGCGCGTCGAGATGATCCGAGCCTACACCTTTGGTGTTCTTTATTTTGTAGAGGTTAGTTATGCTATATGGAATTCTCATTAACATCGAATCGTTACAAGTTATAGCGCGTCCTTTTCTTTAAGCCTGTAACGATTTGTGCTACCTTGGAACAGGTAGATATTGAACTCCCGGAAGAACTGCCACTAAAGGAAGCACATGTTATTGGTGAGACTTTGCAAAATAAGATTGAGAAATTGACTGAGGTTGAGAGAGCATTTGTTCATCTTGATTTTGAATGTGACCATAAACCAGAACATATAGTTCTACGCAAGCTGCCTGGCAATGATCCTTGACTTTTGGAGCTCCTCCCATGCATACTTGCCCATATTTCTACCTTTTCTTACTTGTTTCCGCAGTCATCTATGTTGCAAAGCAATGCTACTTTCGGAGTATGGATGATTGTAATTTACATCAGGCTTGTAAAATCAGTATTATTGTTGTgggtttttttgtaaatttatttagtttttggaGTTGAAACAAGTAATATGTATTCTCTGGTTAAAGGCTGTTGCAGAGCCTGTGAATTTGCTGTTGATCAGAGGACTAATTAAGCCAACCTTAGGCTTCTTGTACAATAAAAAAGCAACATGGGGTAGGACATGCAAATAGGATCTTAGGGTTTGGTAAGTAATATTACTTgtataattaactataaattataCTTTTCATATGCTAATGAACTATAATTAATAATGATGGtgaaagaattatatttttgtaatgaaaGGGGAAAAGGGTTTTGGGTTGAgggatgaaaaaaacaaattggggCCAAAAAGAGAGATTGCTGCTGTATCCAGTTGAAAATTTTTAAGTTGTAATCTTGAAGAATTATTGTCAATACAAAAATGAAGGATTCATGTTTAAGCAACAATTCAgttataaatcaatttatatgGAATGTTCTAAATTTCCACTCAATTTTATTCCACTTTCTACCATCATGATCAATCATAAATAGAATCTTAGGGTTTAGTAAGAATTTTAAATTCAGACCGGCTTAATAGATCCACTCAGGACTTGGTCTATCTAAGGCATGAACCAACCCgggttaaaagaaaaatagaaaaaaaaaattagttgactTAAGTCTATAATCTAGATTGATCggtcaatttcattatttttttagatttttttatattttgatttaaattattaaattcaaaatcaaatatcatgATACTATTAAGGGCTTAATCTAACAATTAAGctcttttcaaaaataattttgtttataaaaaaaaaatataagatcagCATTcttcttggataattttttaaaaagtaagaactgaaatataaataaaataaagtttaagatCAAAATGTTAAGCTTTCAAACTAAAAGGATCAAAAACAAAAGGGCGAAAAATTCTTTAGGCTAAAATTTTAACAAGGCAGGTAttcaacagtaaaaaaaaaattaaaattgcacGGTTGCCTCcttgttaaatttgatctctaaattatcatttttttcacaGGAATATTTCAATTCAATGCATAACACTggaataactcaataaaaatcaaattaaattatcaaatttaaaattcaagtcAACTTAATCTAgatggataaaatttaaaaaaaaatgtttagttattaaaaatcccaaaaagaataaaaagacaGAGAAACACTGTGAAACGAGTTTTGGTCAACAGTGTTTCTACAAGATATATCTTTTTAGGTTTCTGTAGCTAGCCTGTTTTTTGCTGGAGTTAATGACAGTGAGCTTCCGTGACTCTTTTGCGCTAGAGACAGAGGAAATCCAAGAACCGGGTCAAGAGTTTGATAAGAATCCGAATGGAGGATAATTCGGATTTGCTGGGTTGTTGTGTATGTGTTTGTTGGTAAAAGTTTAGTACTTGTTTGGTTACTAAGaaagtgaaaacaaaaaaaaaaaaaagcttttgagAGCAAAGATAGCTGAAAAGGTATGAGGGTTAATATAAGtgtttttatgtataaaatggGTTAAAAAGTTGATGACTTGTTTCGTTGTTTGGAAACTATAGAGAGAATGAAAGGGAAAAGAGTAATTTTGATCAAGTCTTgctgttaattgttttttcacgGGTTTTGATTTCTGCTCTTAGAATTCTGTTTAATTTCTTGGAAACCAAATAGAGATTAATTTCTGTTTTACAGTGATTGAGTTCTTGTCTTTTGTTATGGAATTTATGGTGGAAAAGGAGCACTATGAAAGACAATTCGCCACGTTAAAATCATTCGAGGAAGTTGATACTTTGATGGAAACTGATACAATTTgcgaagaagatgatgaaaaataaaattaacaagggTGTGTTTGTGGTCCATCGGTCAATGATCTAAGTGAGGCAGaatatgaaaatttaaacaCACAATGATCTGTGTGAggcagaaaatgaaaatttaaactcgattgtgttgataattttttttcatcaatcacGATCTTTGTTTAACTTCCCTTGATAAGCATAGACTTTCGAAGGAGTAGAATTTTGGTACCCAACACTCATTCTTCATAGGCTTTTCAGATATTGATCCAAGCTGCTGAAGAGCTTATTGTAAATGAACCACGTCCAAAGATATTCTCATATCAACTATAATGGCTTTACATGATATTGGTAACTGCTACTGTGGGGAAACTAGCACTTTGGATTTACTGTAGAAGCTCAGGAAACAGTATTGCCCGTGCTTATGCAAAGGTTTTCGGTTCTACTTTGTAAATAATTAGCTTTTTGTTATTGAGCTGCTATTGATCAGATCCTGACATCCTGGATCACTATTTTGACGTGGTGACGAATGCGGTAGGATTAGTTGCTGCTGTTCTTGGGGATAAATATTACTGGTGGATTGACCCTGCTGGAGCCATTCTTCTTGCAATTTACAAAATTACAAATTGGTCTGGAACTGCTTTTGAAAATGCAGGTATCACTTTTCATTCGTGGTTGTTTTGGAAGGAAGCAGATAGAGTGATAGGCAGATAAGGTTATTCCTGTTAGACATATCTGCCAGCATTCTAGAGATGGGCTGCTTGTTGCAGTTTCTCTTGCTGGGAAATCAGCTTCTCCCGAAATCTTGCAGAAATTGACATATCTTGTCACAAGGCACCCTCAAGTCGAGCGTGTAGGCACAGTCCGTGCTTGTTGATTTGGAGTTCTTTATTTCGTAGAGGTAAGCATGCCATACATAATTGTTATTTAGTATTGCTTGTTGAGTGAATTGTCTTGCAATAAGGATCTTCCACTCTTCTGATTTGAACACTGGATTTTTTGGCTTGTTATGACTCGATCGTCCTTGTCCAAATGTTGTGATGCCTGCGGTATGACATAAGTTTTGCTTTCGAATTAGACTTGGTCATCAAATTGGCAAGCCTTTGAACTGTCTTCTGTCTACCTTCGTGAAGTCAAAAGGgtttattaatcaaattttcAAGAGGGGAATTTGCCAGGTTTTATATGTATGATTTAACATCTCTACTTCTGTTTCCCCCTCTTGAAACAGGTTGACAATGAACTTCCAGAAGAGCTACCTCTAAAGGAAGCACACGCTATTGGAGAGACATTGCAGAGCAAGATTGAGAAGCTCCCAGAAGTTGAGCGGGCATTCGTTCATCTTGATGACGAATGTGAACACAAACTGGAGCACACTGTTCTCAACAGGTTACCTAATGGATAGCCCTGGTCTAGTGGGGAATACTAGACCCGCACCGCATGTTACGGCACGTGTACGAACAAAGATGGCAGAAGATTACCCGACCCACTACTTATTTATTGGGAGATTGAGCACGTACAAGCCAatgttattagttttttatttgagtttattaattagatttaatttttgttatttagtttGACAATTTTATTTAGTGGGCTATGAGTAAAATCGTTGGTGGTGTTTAGGGATACTATTTATATGCTATTTTTCTACATTGCAGAGTTGCAGAATTCACCTCctcccttttctcttctcttctcctctccaaCTCCCACTTACTCTTTCcatttcttctttctcctcttctttcttttctattcaaaTCTTACATTGTCCCGATTCAGCTTTTAGTATCAAAGCCTCGAGTTCTAGTTGTTCCTACAACTAAACAatccattacaaaaaaaaaaattgctcaaATTCCAGAAATTCAGTAACAGTTTGTAAACCTTATAATTAGGGggctctcataaaaaaaaatgtgttatcaaacttattacaaatataaaaatttcaagctCTCAATTAATGGTGTCAAATTCAAACAGCTCTCAAACCTATTATATATAACAGGAGTGTTCAAAACTCCTTTTAAGAATTTTGTCTGAAGAtgtgaaatttgattttctgCCTTGGACCTCCCATCTCTTTTTAATGGTCAAGCTGCAATCTAACATAGCCTTTGGATTTGCTGTTGATCAAAGGACTAATTAAGAGTGAAGCCCATGAAAAGATGTTGGTTGATCAACCATTATGGCTTTACGTACTCATGAAAATTGCCACATAATTATAGTTTTCTGGTTAGAATCTGTTCTTTACCCCTCTATGAAAAGAAGAATGCTATAAAGTACCGGTTGTTCCTAGAatacaacaaacaaaaatttaCCGAGAGAGTTGTAGAGAAGAACAAAATGATGACTTACTTAAGAACCAGGCAGTATCCGACCATTGTACATCTTATCAAGTAATTGCCGTGCATCAGGCCTCCTTAGAAGACCTTTGTTATTTGGTAAACCAGTACCTAAACAAACAGGACAAACGAGTTTCCCTCGACCTGCACACGCCAAGCACTGGTGGTCATTTCTCACAGAAAAATAAACTATCAAGAATACTGTAggcaaaaagagagaagagggtAAAGAATTCATGGCTAAAAGCGGTAACGATAACAGTTATGCATTTGGTGTTGGAAAAGGAGAATAAGAAACTTTTACCATACAACGATCTTTAATGTCAAAACAAACATTTTTGAAGCTATATAGCAGCGTGACCAGTTTctcaaacaggaaaaaaaatatgcagcatgtgattttaaaaatgtcTAGCTAACCATAAGTTACAGGTACAGGCTAAAGTTCTAGACTTGATACTTGGCTGTTAAATCTTTTTCACATTTCAGCATGTTGAACAGAAAAAATAGGTTCTTAAGTATTGTTTGTATAATTTCTAGGGATCAATTTAGCTTCTTGTGATGTTCCACTAATGAATAAGAGGGTGTGATATCTACTGACTTTGAACTAAAGGGAGGAGCAGTAAGCTATAAGAAAACTCAACTGGTATATGGGACTTGTTTGCAACTCATGATAAAGATTGGAAGATGTAGCTTTTACAGAAGCTCTTAGATCTTGTACACCAATATGCAG from the Populus nigra chromosome 1, ddPopNigr1.1, whole genome shotgun sequence genome contains:
- the LOC133701281 gene encoding metal tolerance protein 4-like isoform X2, translating into MDALKSFEDVDILMGNDNDNEDDDEEQAQHEKAMKISNYANIVLLAFKIYATIKTGSLAIAASTLDSLLDLMAGGILWFTHLSMKKINIYKYPIGKLRVQPVGIVVFAAIMATLGFQILTQALEQLIQHKTTEKMSSNQLLWLYAIMLSATAVKLALWLYCRSSRNEIVRAYAKDHYFDVVTNIVGLIAAVLGNKFYWWMDPTGAILLAVYTIINWSGTVVENAVSLVGQSAPPEFLQKLTYLVIRHPLVQRVEMIRAYTFGVLYFVEVDIELPEELPLKEAHVIGETLQNKIEKLTEVERAFVHLDFECDHKPEHIVLRKLPGNDP
- the LOC133701281 gene encoding metal tolerance protein 4-like isoform X1, with protein sequence MEGNSGSGPKTSLLMGEGRRSRRLSRRNSVNSLRSNFVAKLPDKVRSGLDTESPYQINLSKTTGLTEGEKKYYKKQMDALKSFEDVDILMGNDNDNEDDDEEQAQHEKAMKISNYANIVLLAFKIYATIKTGSLAIAASTLDSLLDLMAGGILWFTHLSMKKINIYKYPIGKLRVQPVGIVVFAAIMATLGFQILTQALEQLIQHKTTEKMSSNQLLWLYAIMLSATAVKLALWLYCRSSRNEIVRAYAKDHYFDVVTNIVGLIAAVLGNKFYWWMDPTGAILLAVYTIINWSGTVVENAVSLVGQSAPPEFLQKLTYLVIRHPLVQRVEMIRAYTFGVLYFVEVDIELPEELPLKEAHVIGETLQNKIEKLTEVERAFVHLDFECDHKPEHIVLRKLPGNDP